A DNA window from Eptesicus fuscus isolate TK198812 chromosome 8, DD_ASM_mEF_20220401, whole genome shotgun sequence contains the following coding sequences:
- the CDKN2AIP gene encoding CDKN2A-interacting protein isoform X2, with protein sequence MAQEVSEFLSQNPRAAAWVEALRCDGETDKHWRHRREFLLRNAGDLAPAAGAAPTAAEEAAGAESGARGRQLQQLISFSMAWANHVFLGCRYPQKVMDKILSMAEGIKVTDAPIHTTRDELVAKVKKRGISSSNEGVEEPTKKRVVEGSNNSAVEQDHAKISAKTEHASAQQENNSVCTGSSTKSESGGNSTRSFGTSDQRSSTSDGDQSASSQSSISSQKSTGRISS encoded by the exons ATGGCGCAGGAGGTGTCGGAGTTCCTGAGCCAGAACCCGCGGGCGGCCGCCTGGGTGGAGGCGCTGCGCTGCGACGGCGAGACGGACAAACACTGGCGCCACCGCCGGGAGTTCCTGCTCCGCAATGCCGGGGACCTGGCCCCCGCGGCCGGCGCGGCCCCCACGGCCGCGGAGGAAGCTGCCGGCGCCGAGAGCGGCGCCCGCGGCCGGCAGCTGCAGCAGCTCATCTCCTTCTCCATGGCCTGGGCCAACCACGTCTTCCTCGGGTGCCG gtACCCTCAAAAAGTTatggataaaatacttagtaTGGCTGAAGGCATCAAAGTGACAGATGCTCCAATCCATACAACACGAGACGAACTGGTTGCCAAGGTGAAGAAAAGAGGGATATCAAGTAGCAATG aaggggTAGAAGAGCCAACGAAAAAACGAGTTGTGGAAGGAAGTAACAATTCTGCAGTTGAGCAAGATCATGCAAAGATTTCTGCCAAAACAGAACACGCATCAGCTCAGCAGGAAAACAACTCAGTGTGTACGGGGTCCTCTACCAAATCAGAGAGTGGTGGGAACTCCACTCGGAGCTTTGGCACCTCAGATCAGCGTAGCTCTACAAGTGATGGCGATCAGTCAGCTTCCAGCCAGAGCAGCATTTCCTCTCAG
- the CDKN2AIP gene encoding CDKN2A-interacting protein isoform X3, with protein sequence MAQEVSEFLSQNPRAAAWVEALRCDGETDKHWRHRREFLLRNAGDLAPAAGAAPTAAEEAAGAESGARGRQLQQLISFSMAWANHVFLGCRYPQKVMDKILSMAEGIKVTDAPIHTTRDELVAKKG encoded by the exons ATGGCGCAGGAGGTGTCGGAGTTCCTGAGCCAGAACCCGCGGGCGGCCGCCTGGGTGGAGGCGCTGCGCTGCGACGGCGAGACGGACAAACACTGGCGCCACCGCCGGGAGTTCCTGCTCCGCAATGCCGGGGACCTGGCCCCCGCGGCCGGCGCGGCCCCCACGGCCGCGGAGGAAGCTGCCGGCGCCGAGAGCGGCGCCCGCGGCCGGCAGCTGCAGCAGCTCATCTCCTTCTCCATGGCCTGGGCCAACCACGTCTTCCTCGGGTGCCG gtACCCTCAAAAAGTTatggataaaatacttagtaTGGCTGAAGGCATCAAAGTGACAGATGCTCCAATCCATACAACACGAGACGAACTGGTTGCCAAG aaggggTAG
- the CDKN2AIP gene encoding CDKN2A-interacting protein isoform X1 → MAQEVSEFLSQNPRAAAWVEALRCDGETDKHWRHRREFLLRNAGDLAPAAGAAPTAAEEAAGAESGARGRQLQQLISFSMAWANHVFLGCRYPQKVMDKILSMAEGIKVTDAPIHTTRDELVAKVKKRGISSSNEGVEEPTKKRVVEGSNNSAVEQDHAKISAKTEHASAQQENNSVCTGSSTKSESGGNSTRSFGTSDQRSSTSDGDQSASSQSSISSQVTAAVSGKASESEAPDKHGSASIVSSLLKSSVNSHVTQSTDSRQQSGSPKKSALEGSSVSASPSISEVEVPLLGSSGSAEVELPLLSSKPSSETASSGLTSKTSAEANVSPSVSKNSSSSGTSLPTPKNSTSVNTSMLTSKSTSQVAASLLAAKSSPQTSGSLVSKSTSLAGVSQLASKSSSQTSTSQLPSKSTSQSSESSVRFSYCKLTNEDVKQKQPFFNRLYKTVAWKLVAVGGFSPSVNHGELLNAAIEALKATLDVFFVPLKELADLPQSKSSQESIVCELRCKSVYLGTGCGKSKENAKAVASREALKVFLKKKVVVKICKRKYRGSEIEDLVLLDEESRPVNLPPALKHPQELL, encoded by the exons ATGGCGCAGGAGGTGTCGGAGTTCCTGAGCCAGAACCCGCGGGCGGCCGCCTGGGTGGAGGCGCTGCGCTGCGACGGCGAGACGGACAAACACTGGCGCCACCGCCGGGAGTTCCTGCTCCGCAATGCCGGGGACCTGGCCCCCGCGGCCGGCGCGGCCCCCACGGCCGCGGAGGAAGCTGCCGGCGCCGAGAGCGGCGCCCGCGGCCGGCAGCTGCAGCAGCTCATCTCCTTCTCCATGGCCTGGGCCAACCACGTCTTCCTCGGGTGCCG gtACCCTCAAAAAGTTatggataaaatacttagtaTGGCTGAAGGCATCAAAGTGACAGATGCTCCAATCCATACAACACGAGACGAACTGGTTGCCAAGGTGAAGAAAAGAGGGATATCAAGTAGCAATG aaggggTAGAAGAGCCAACGAAAAAACGAGTTGTGGAAGGAAGTAACAATTCTGCAGTTGAGCAAGATCATGCAAAGATTTCTGCCAAAACAGAACACGCATCAGCTCAGCAGGAAAACAACTCAGTGTGTACGGGGTCCTCTACCAAATCAGAGAGTGGTGGGAACTCCACTCGGAGCTTTGGCACCTCAGATCAGCGTAGCTCTACAAGTGATGGCGATCAGTCAGCTTCCAGCCAGAGCAGCATTTCCTCTCAGGTAACAGCAGCAGTGTCTGGAAAGGCTTCTGAGTCAGAAGCCCCAGATAAACATGGTTCAGCATCGATTGTTTCTTCGTTGTTGAAATCCAGTGTGAATAGTCATGTGACCCAGTCCACTGATTCCCGTCAACAAAGTGGATCACCTAAAAAGAGTGCTCTGGAAGGCTCTTCCGTCTCAGCTTCTCCAAGCATCTCAGAGGTTGAGGTGCCATTGTTGGGCTCCTCGGGAAGCGCAGAAGTAGAGTTGCCACTGTTGTCTTCTAAACCTAGTTCAGAGACAGCTTCAAGTGGGTTAACTTCCAAAACCAGTGCAGAGGCAAATGTTTCACCATCGGTTTCTAAAAACAGTTCTTCATCAGGCACATCCTTACCAACTCCCAAGAACAGCACGTCAGTCAACACATCAATGCTGACTTCCAAAAGCACTTCGCAGGTAGCTGCATCGCTCTTAGCTGCTAAGAGCAGCCCACAGACCAGTGGATCTCTGGTTTCCAAAAGCACTTCCTTAGCAGGTGTGTCCCAACTGGCTTCTAAGAGTAGTTCTCAGACTAGCACATCCCAGTTGCCTTCTAAAAGTACTTCCCAGTCGAGTGAGAGTTCTGTCAGATTCTCTTACTGCAAGTTAACCAATGAAGATGTGAAACAGAAGCAACCTTTTTTCAATAGACTGTATAAAACGGTGGCGTGGAAGTTGGTAGCTGTTGGTGGCTTTAGTCCCAGTGTGAATCACGGAGAGCTCTTAAACGCAGCTATTGAGGCTCTGAAAGCAACACTGGATGTGTTTTTTGTCCCGCTAAAAGAACTGGCAGATCTGCCTCAAAGTAAAAGCTCTCAAGAAAGTATTGTTTGTGAATTGAGATGCAAGTCTGTGTATTTGGGCACTGGCTgtggaaaaagcaaagaaaatgcaaaagcaGTTGCATCAAGAGAAGCATTAAAGGTATTTCTCAAGAAAAAGGTGGtagtaaaaatatgtaaaaggaaGTACAGAGGCAGTGAAATAGAAGACCTAGTGCTCCTTGATGAAGAATCAAGGCCCGTAAACTTACCTCCAGCATTAAAACATCCTCAAGAATTACTATAA